From one Methanocalculus alkaliphilus genomic stretch:
- the polX gene encoding DNA polymerase/3'-5' exonuclease PolX, with protein MGTYFRIAHQHYHLLVIEEQMDDSINSHFQLPRMGWGENAGVADQLEHIAQLLLIMDENTFKIRAYQRGAEAVRQSLQPISQMRREDLLEIRGVGKGIAEAIISIIETGTCNELESLMEKIPPDLPELLEIDGIGPKTVQKLWRHLNITSIQELEDAARSRRIRSVRGLGAKKEEEILRAVTVHKNRSGRMLLSDAEAIGEEIIGVLPPGRYSFAGSLRRGRSTIGDIDIVTTNPAVSVNPGLRDIASEMIDEGTKKTSFFFKGKRIDIRFADPAEYGATLLYLTGSKEFNIRLRERAIARGLRLNEYGLLDQKTKELIRYPDEEMIFRQLGLSFIPPELREDRGEVARAESDTLPSLVEQKDIRGDLHAHSTGSDGTMTISEMAELGDRLSYEYILCSDHSASLGVARGLSEDGLKRQAHQIEIANRDHTCRILRGIEVDILADGRLGLPDAVLADLDCVIASIHSVLHQETDTITRRMITAMENEHVDIIGHPTGRLIGRREPSAIDMPRILAAAKETGTALELNASPYRLDLDDIYLKNAIELGVMIAIGTDAHRPGEYAHMRYGVTTARRGWCRTDTILNTKTLSQLMDFFR; from the coding sequence ATGGGGACATACTTTCGAATCGCCCATCAGCACTACCATCTTCTGGTGATCGAAGAGCAGATGGATGATTCTATTAATAGCCACTTCCAATTACCCCGTATGGGATGGGGTGAGAACGCCGGAGTTGCAGATCAGCTTGAGCACATTGCACAGCTGCTCCTCATCATGGATGAGAACACCTTTAAAATCCGGGCCTATCAGAGGGGGGCCGAGGCGGTACGGCAGTCATTGCAGCCGATCAGCCAGATGAGACGGGAGGATCTCCTGGAGATCAGGGGGGTTGGTAAAGGGATTGCTGAGGCGATCATCTCGATCATTGAGACAGGCACCTGCAATGAGCTTGAGTCATTGATGGAGAAGATTCCCCCGGATCTCCCGGAGCTCCTGGAGATCGATGGAATTGGTCCAAAAACAGTCCAGAAGCTCTGGAGGCATCTGAATATCACCTCGATCCAGGAGCTGGAGGACGCGGCGCGAAGTCGGCGGATACGCTCGGTCCGGGGGCTTGGGGCAAAGAAGGAGGAAGAGATCCTCCGTGCTGTCACGGTCCATAAGAACAGATCCGGAAGGATGCTCCTCTCAGACGCAGAAGCGATAGGAGAGGAGATTATTGGAGTTCTCCCCCCTGGAAGGTATTCCTTTGCTGGATCACTCCGCAGAGGAAGAAGTACAATAGGGGATATTGACATTGTCACAACCAACCCGGCGGTATCGGTGAACCCCGGGTTGAGAGACATTGCCTCAGAGATGATCGATGAAGGAACCAAAAAGACATCCTTCTTCTTCAAGGGGAAGCGGATCGATATCCGGTTTGCTGACCCAGCAGAGTATGGTGCGACACTCCTCTACCTCACCGGATCAAAAGAGTTCAACATCAGGCTTCGGGAACGGGCAATCGCCCGCGGGCTTCGGCTGAATGAATACGGCCTCCTTGATCAGAAAACAAAGGAGCTGATCCGGTACCCTGACGAGGAGATGATCTTCAGACAGCTCGGCCTCTCCTTCATCCCTCCGGAACTCCGCGAGGACCGGGGTGAGGTGGCGAGGGCAGAATCCGATACACTTCCATCTCTTGTCGAGCAGAAAGATATACGCGGGGATCTTCATGCCCACTCGACCGGATCGGATGGGACAATGACCATCAGCGAGATGGCTGAGCTTGGGGATCGGCTCTCCTATGAATATATCCTCTGTTCAGATCATTCGGCATCTCTCGGTGTTGCACGCGGCCTCTCTGAGGATGGGCTGAAGAGGCAGGCACATCAGATTGAGATCGCCAACAGGGATCATACATGCCGGATTCTGAGGGGGATCGAGGTTGATATTCTCGCAGACGGGCGTCTGGGGCTCCCGGATGCTGTACTCGCAGATCTCGACTGTGTCATCGCCTCAATCCATTCAGTGCTCCATCAGGAGACAGATACCATCACAAGGAGGATGATCACAGCGATGGAGAACGAGCATGTCGATATCATCGGACACCCGACCGGCCGGCTCATCGGGAGGAGGGAGCCGTCTGCCATCGATATGCCAAGGATACTGGCAGCCGCAAAAGAGACAGGGACGGCGCTGGAGCTGAATGCATCACCCTACAGACTCGACCTTGATGATATTTATCTGAAGAATGCAATAGAGTTAGGAGTGATGATCGCCATCGGAACCGATGCGCACCGGCCCGGTGAGTATGCACATATGCGATATGGAGTGACGACGGCACGCCGGGGATGGTGCAGGACGGATACTATTCTGAATACAAAGACTCTGAGTCAGCTGATGGACTTCTTCCGATGA
- a CDS encoding RAD55 family ATPase, giving the protein MYSYQFGIPALDEQLGGLVSGANVLILAPPLSGAERIAYNLSFPAKGEYCVLLTADARAAEVANYFKLNGTERRALAVIDAITKSDAPNVPDTDRMKFIASPVDLTGISIKMSKVFSGIVDESLKNPTPGVFPPPIRFCVNSLSTFLMYRKLEVMYQFLHVISAKLKKNEWIGFYVLNNESFDARTISVIKQLMNGVVEVREGEKSFELRVIGLGGRMTPWLPYTFDPNGRLVVEG; this is encoded by the coding sequence ATGTACAGCTACCAGTTTGGTATCCCGGCACTGGATGAACAACTTGGCGGTCTTGTATCAGGTGCAAATGTCCTGATCCTCGCACCTCCGCTCTCCGGTGCTGAGAGAATAGCATACAATCTCTCTTTCCCCGCAAAGGGTGAATACTGCGTCCTTCTGACTGCCGATGCACGGGCTGCCGAGGTAGCAAACTATTTCAAACTGAATGGGACCGAGAGACGGGCTCTGGCGGTCATTGATGCAATTACAAAAAGTGATGCCCCGAATGTCCCGGATACCGACCGAATGAAGTTCATTGCAAGCCCGGTTGACCTCACCGGGATCAGCATTAAGATGAGCAAGGTCTTCTCAGGCATTGTGGATGAGAGCCTGAAGAACCCGACTCCGGGTGTTTTTCCTCCTCCAATACGATTCTGCGTCAATTCACTCTCGACCTTTCTGATGTACCGAAAGCTTGAGGTGATGTATCAGTTTCTCCATGTCATCTCAGCAAAGCTGAAGAAGAATGAATGGATTGGGTTTTATGTCCTGAATAATGAGTCATTTGATGCACGAACCATCTCAGTCATCAAGCAGCTGATGAATGGTGTTGTTGAGGTCAGGGAAGGAGAGAAGAGTTTTGAGCTTCGGGTGATCGGCCTTGGGGGACGGATGACACCGTGGCTGCCATATACATTTGATCCAAATGGAAGGCTGGTGGTGGAAGGATGA
- a CDS encoding GTP-binding protein has product MIYTGIDALDGLLEGGVPDGSRVLFAIEPEADGQHFMITMLHTAVVAGKKILVITPFTAKDAYLVDVAAQSRYHLDCYKDLIWYIDMAGVEAITADHPELHERRDAWVSQIQELVNTEKIDVIFVYLDLLSDQFGFDGAVSLFDPDTFDHSVTVIFEYFNLFGAEMLDSLFEETPFNLVVTLHAGSGVVSFFNFFSIHTVSWLSLPTRSLPYVATDGHIIPYIPKIVVTGPPDTGKSTFVRNVSEAGMSVDRLGLLGTPTTVALDIGHMASKGFDINIYGTPGQERFDPIIPQLARNAMGVILMVDVTRPDLMPRARQLKGIVEGNTVVPIIVVANKADLDYSVTEEMIRSELQVRDDTPVFFISAYEHHQCRDVINSMVDQITKFSF; this is encoded by the coding sequence ATGATATATACTGGTATAGATGCGCTCGATGGGTTATTGGAAGGCGGCGTCCCTGATGGGAGCCGTGTCCTCTTTGCGATAGAGCCAGAAGCGGATGGCCAGCATTTTATGATCACGATGCTTCACACGGCTGTGGTCGCAGGAAAAAAGATACTCGTCATCACCCCTTTCACTGCAAAAGATGCATATCTTGTCGATGTTGCCGCCCAGAGCCGCTACCACCTCGACTGCTATAAGGATCTCATATGGTACATAGATATGGCCGGGGTTGAAGCGATTACAGCGGACCATCCGGAGCTCCATGAACGGCGGGATGCGTGGGTCTCGCAGATCCAGGAGCTCGTCAACACCGAAAAGATTGATGTAATCTTTGTCTATCTGGATCTCCTCTCGGATCAGTTCGGGTTTGACGGAGCTGTCTCTCTCTTTGATCCCGATACCTTTGATCATTCCGTCACTGTCATCTTCGAATATTTCAACCTCTTCGGGGCAGAGATGCTTGACAGCCTGTTCGAGGAGACTCCCTTCAACCTTGTCGTCACGCTGCATGCAGGCTCCGGTGTCGTCTCCTTCTTTAACTTCTTCTCGATTCATACCGTCTCATGGCTCTCGCTCCCAACCCGTTCCCTCCCCTATGTCGCAACTGACGGCCATATCATTCCATATATTCCAAAGATCGTCGTCACCGGTCCCCCGGACACGGGCAAATCCACTTTTGTCAGGAATGTCTCAGAGGCGGGGATGTCGGTCGATCGCCTCGGTCTCCTCGGAACCCCGACGACGGTTGCCCTTGATATAGGGCATATGGCAAGCAAGGGCTTTGATATCAATATCTATGGCACCCCTGGCCAGGAGCGCTTCGATCCGATCATCCCGCAGCTTGCCAGGAATGCAATGGGTGTCATCCTGATGGTCGATGTCACCCGGCCCGATCTGATGCCACGGGCACGGCAGCTGAAAGGAATTGTCGAAGGAAATACAGTTGTCCCGATCATCGTCGTTGCAAATAAGGCAGATCTCGATTATTCTGTGACTGAAGAGATGATACGCTCAGAGCTACAGGTTCGGGATGACACCCCGGTATTCTTTATCTCCGCGTATGAGCACCATCAGTGCCGCGATGTCATCAATTCAATGGTTGATCAGATAACAAAATTTTCATTTTGA
- the dph5 gene encoding diphthine synthase, with protein MLTFIGLGLYDEHDISCKGLSAIRAADAVFLEYYTSRLMGTDIPAMESLYRKEIHLLSREDVEQHPDPILDAAEGGSAVFLTGGDTMVSTTHADLRIRAAERGIPTQIIHGASISSAVCGLSGLQNYRFGKSCSLPFPYGKWMPTTPVEVIAGNLAQNLHTIVYLDIQDTRYMQVPEAIAIMEEIAEKKGVRIPFYVGIARAGSDDPVVLAGEASTLSSSDFGPPLHILVVPAELHMMEREFLERFAGLAPSP; from the coding sequence ATGCTGACATTCATCGGACTTGGACTTTATGATGAACATGACATCTCCTGTAAGGGCCTCTCTGCGATCCGTGCAGCTGACGCTGTCTTTCTTGAGTATTATACCTCCCGGCTGATGGGAACTGATATCCCTGCGATGGAGTCACTCTATAGGAAAGAGATCCACCTCCTCTCCCGTGAGGATGTGGAACAGCACCCTGATCCCATCCTCGATGCTGCTGAAGGGGGATCAGCAGTCTTTCTTACCGGGGGAGATACGATGGTCTCAACGACACATGCTGATCTCCGGATTCGTGCTGCCGAACGGGGGATCCCCACACAGATCATCCATGGGGCCTCAATCTCAAGTGCGGTATGCGGCCTCTCCGGTCTTCAGAACTACCGCTTTGGTAAATCCTGTTCTCTCCCCTTCCCTTATGGAAAATGGATGCCCACGACACCTGTTGAGGTGATTGCCGGCAATCTTGCCCAGAATCTTCATACCATCGTCTATCTTGATATCCAGGATACGCGGTACATGCAGGTACCGGAAGCGATCGCGATCATGGAGGAGATAGCTGAAAAGAAAGGTGTCAGGATACCGTTCTATGTCGGGATAGCACGGGCCGGATCTGATGATCCGGTTGTCCTTGCCGGGGAAGCTTCCACCCTCTCCTCTTCAGACTTTGGTCCCCCCCTCCATATCCTGGTTGTTCCGGCCGAGCTGCATATGATGGAGCGGGAGTTTCTCGAACGCTTTGCCGGTCTTGCCCCATCACCATGA
- a CDS encoding DUF357 domain-containing protein — MTSPLLLLFERYTQALEHAVPSLPIPSPYRAVADQILEMAWAYQSDGEIFLQSRDPVNALAAWCYGYGWLNAGQYLGIISGSALFPEISLLHGIIPPSDHDKLGEKRSRYHQMLSTALTSIESAPDESSFLSSISADINTIAIEWLKAGELCSIEGKSESALAAFSYGYGWLDTGVRAGLFRITKDRHLFTA; from the coding sequence ATGACATCCCCTCTTCTCCTTCTCTTTGAGAGGTATACGCAGGCACTTGAGCATGCTGTGCCCTCCCTTCCAATTCCGTCTCCATACAGGGCTGTTGCAGATCAGATTCTGGAGATGGCATGGGCATACCAGAGTGATGGAGAGATCTTTTTACAGTCCCGGGATCCGGTCAATGCCCTTGCAGCGTGGTGTTATGGATATGGATGGCTCAATGCAGGCCAGTATCTTGGTATTATATCAGGATCTGCTCTCTTTCCGGAGATCAGCCTCCTGCATGGGATCATCCCCCCATCCGATCATGACAAACTTGGAGAGAAGCGATCACGATATCACCAGATGCTCTCCACTGCACTCACCTCAATTGAGTCTGCCCCGGATGAATCAAGCTTTTTATCGTCCATATCCGCTGATATAAACACAATTGCAATAGAGTGGTTAAAGGCAGGAGAGTTGTGTAGTATTGAAGGAAAATCAGAATCAGCGCTTGCAGCATTCAGCTATGGATACGGCTGGCTGGATACCGGCGTCCGGGCCGGCCTCTTTCGGATCACCAAAGACCGCCATCTCTTTACAGCCTGA
- a CDS encoding lysylphosphatidylglycerol synthase transmembrane domain-containing protein encodes MNPQHKKWIWISIGLSTVFLLGLLYFTYDEATLIALQNLSPTILLLALLSHIIALVCWALRIKMMSYSLGYRVGFVHCFNLVCANLLVAAITPSQAGGEPVRIHELYRADVKLGDATAIVIMERVLDGIVLGLGGVISLFLLGGVWQSINLPSAIITLIYLSWFLVTICLVIFVLSVRNPLFLKRLIRFISRIVTKKWDMARVERFLDKVDREVDNFHFSLGKFIGRGKVGLLIGLIMTCFFWFFQFIIASILLIGLGVGPHYLESFVSQLIIAVIMMIPLTPGGAGVAEVSISTVYGLFISTSVLGVFVLLWRLILYYLNIAIGLVASLIIVRREVGSIGDDQQLDNT; translated from the coding sequence ATGAACCCTCAGCATAAGAAGTGGATCTGGATATCAATCGGCCTCAGCACCGTCTTCCTTCTGGGGCTCCTGTATTTCACCTATGATGAGGCGACGCTCATCGCCCTGCAGAATCTCAGCCCGACGATACTTCTGCTGGCACTCCTCTCTCATATCATCGCTCTGGTTTGCTGGGCACTTCGTATTAAGATGATGAGCTATTCACTTGGATATCGTGTCGGGTTCGTCCATTGCTTCAATCTTGTCTGTGCAAACCTTCTTGTTGCGGCCATCACCCCCTCCCAGGCAGGGGGTGAGCCCGTCCGAATTCATGAACTGTATCGGGCCGATGTGAAGCTTGGAGATGCAACAGCAATTGTGATTATGGAACGGGTCCTTGATGGGATCGTCCTTGGACTGGGGGGTGTCATATCACTCTTCCTCCTTGGGGGTGTCTGGCAGTCAATCAACCTTCCTTCTGCCATTATCACGCTGATATATCTGAGCTGGTTCCTAGTGACGATATGCCTGGTCATCTTTGTTCTCTCTGTCAGGAACCCTCTCTTCCTGAAACGGCTCATCCGCTTCATCTCACGGATTGTGACGAAGAAATGGGATATGGCACGTGTCGAGCGGTTCCTTGATAAGGTTGATCGTGAGGTTGATAACTTTCACTTCAGCCTTGGAAAATTTATTGGAAGAGGAAAAGTGGGTCTCCTTATCGGGCTCATCATGACCTGCTTCTTCTGGTTCTTCCAGTTTATCATCGCCTCAATTCTGCTCATCGGGCTTGGAGTCGGACCGCATTATCTGGAATCGTTTGTATCCCAGCTGATCATTGCTGTGATCATGATGATCCCGCTGACCCCTGGTGGTGCAGGTGTTGCCGAGGTCTCTATCTCAACGGTATATGGTCTCTTCATCAGCACCTCTGTACTCGGGGTTTTCGTCCTGCTCTGGCGTTTGATCCTCTACTATCTCAATATCGCCATCGGTCTTGTTGCAAGCCTGATCATTGTGAGGCGTGAAGTTGGCTCAATCGGGGATGACCAACAACTTGATAATACCTGA
- a CDS encoding bifunctional nuclease family protein, translating to MELITCHIQGVYFATSDLGVAPVVLLETPDHLYLPIFIGLYEAISISNALNGPRSARPMTHDLFADTLNQLETTIREITIDTLEDGVYYATISLESASAVLSIDCRPSDGIALAVRLQSPVRVDALLLQDAAVPSDQLPELHDISAGTG from the coding sequence ATGGAGCTGATCACCTGTCATATCCAGGGAGTTTATTTCGCAACCAGCGATCTTGGGGTGGCTCCGGTCGTTCTTCTTGAGACACCTGATCACCTCTATCTTCCCATCTTCATTGGGCTATATGAGGCAATATCGATCAGTAACGCGCTTAACGGGCCCCGTTCAGCCAGGCCTATGACGCATGATCTCTTTGCTGACACGCTCAATCAGCTTGAGACAACGATCCGTGAGATTACAATTGATACCCTCGAAGACGGGGTCTATTATGCAACCATCTCCCTGGAATCGGCGTCAGCTGTGCTCTCGATAGATTGCCGCCCAAGTGATGGGATCGCCCTTGCCGTCAGGCTGCAATCACCAGTTCGGGTGGATGCCCTGCTTTTACAGGATGCAGCGGTACCCTCGGATCAGCTCCCGGAACTCCATGATATCTCTGCCGGGACAGGATAA
- the hisE gene encoding phosphoribosyl-ATP diphosphatase produces the protein MMEPDILDELWKVIEERAGGSDEQRSYVRSLLFHEKGIDKSLEKVGEEAVEYILAIKNGDTGRSVSEAADLIFHLMVSLKAAEIHFDQVKEELEKRRAGMNLHD, from the coding sequence ATCATGGAGCCTGATATTCTCGACGAACTCTGGAAGGTCATTGAAGAGAGGGCGGGCGGATCTGATGAGCAGCGATCATATGTCCGATCACTCCTCTTCCACGAGAAGGGTATTGATAAATCTCTTGAGAAGGTTGGAGAAGAGGCAGTTGAGTATATCCTTGCGATTAAAAACGGGGATACCGGGCGGAGCGTTTCAGAGGCTGCAGATCTCATCTTCCACCTGATGGTGAGCCTGAAGGCAGCGGAGATTCACTTTGATCAGGTGAAAGAAGAGTTAGAAAAGCGGAGAGCCGGAATGAATCTCCATGACTGA
- a CDS encoding NusA-like transcription termination signal-binding factor translates to MERTISFKERRYIEELRILTKSTAIDCIIDDRFDRVIYIIKPGDMGIAIGKHGDNIRKMQKVLGKRIEMVEYADEPVDFIRNIFKPAEVTAVHLPQDTNNGIRVNVRSKSDVGIAIGKGGCTIEKARIITRRYFGNETGEISIEEDHGA, encoded by the coding sequence ATGGAGCGTACAATAAGTTTTAAAGAACGCCGTTATATAGAAGAGCTCCGTATCCTCACCAAATCAACTGCAATCGACTGTATCATCGATGACCGTTTTGATCGTGTGATATATATCATAAAACCTGGGGATATGGGGATCGCTATTGGAAAACATGGCGATAATATCCGTAAAATGCAGAAAGTACTTGGTAAGCGGATAGAGATGGTTGAATATGCAGATGAACCGGTGGATTTCATCCGGAACATCTTCAAACCTGCAGAAGTGACAGCCGTTCATCTCCCACAGGATACCAATAACGGGATACGCGTCAATGTCAGGAGTAAAAGCGACGTCGGTATCGCCATAGGCAAAGGTGGCTGTACGATAGAAAAAGCCCGTATTATCACCCGTCGATATTTTGGTAATGAAACGGGAGAGATCTCTATTGAGGAAGATCATGGAGCCTGA
- a CDS encoding SIMPL domain-containing protein produces the protein MIAMQLKLLVPVLIILMVISTISLPVSAAADSNERVIHTQGNGEVITTPDRVEISLAVVTEHADVRTAQRDNANQMSSAMDALKRAGLTSEDMKTTGYSIYTVTKSVDPKTGMRLPAEEQIEVYRVTNTLLVTMKDTARAGEIIDIAVENGANKVNYISFTLSDEKEKALRATALQNAVADSRADADVVAAALGLTVRDVKEVTIGGGFYPVVSRMYDSMMVPAAMERAETPIEPGEVKVTATVSITYLC, from the coding sequence ATGATCGCTATGCAGCTGAAGTTATTAGTTCCAGTACTGATCATCCTCATGGTGATCAGTACCATCTCACTGCCGGTATCTGCGGCAGCCGATTCAAACGAACGGGTTATCCATACACAGGGGAACGGCGAGGTGATCACCACCCCGGATCGTGTGGAGATATCCCTTGCAGTCGTAACCGAGCATGCTGATGTCAGGACAGCCCAGCGTGATAACGCCAACCAGATGAGCAGCGCGATGGATGCGCTGAAGCGTGCGGGATTGACAAGTGAGGATATGAAAACAACCGGGTATTCAATCTACACGGTGACGAAGAGTGTTGACCCCAAAACAGGGATGCGCCTACCGGCTGAAGAACAGATTGAGGTCTACCGGGTCACAAATACCCTTCTTGTGACAATGAAGGATACGGCCCGGGCAGGCGAGATCATCGATATTGCCGTTGAGAACGGGGCAAATAAGGTTAATTATATCTCATTTACGTTAAGTGACGAGAAGGAGAAAGCCTTACGGGCAACAGCCCTTCAGAATGCGGTTGCCGACTCGCGTGCAGATGCTGATGTTGTCGCAGCAGCACTCGGACTCACCGTCCGGGATGTGAAGGAAGTGACAATTGGAGGAGGGTTTTACCCGGTTGTAAGCCGGATGTACGACAGTATGATGGTTCCGGCAGCAATGGAGAGGGCCGAGACACCGATTGAACCCGGCGAGGTGAAGGTAACAGCGACGGTTTCCATAACATATCTCTGTTGA
- a CDS encoding LysE family transporter — translation MQDLVTFFSLGLIIGLTGALAPGPTLIATINESVTSGWRAGPLVSIGHVIVEIGIVLLIVGGLGSFIDSATWLISLFGGLALIIFGYLTLSSARGAVIPKAGAGTSTGRPIIVGMLTSISNPYFWIWWLSIGAALLWSSLEAGMIAGLLLIAGHWTADVGWLTLVSSGIHKGRFFLSDRGYRLILSACGVFLLIFGCWFLFSPLLSQ, via the coding sequence ATGCAGGATCTTGTCACTTTCTTCTCTCTTGGTCTCATCATCGGGCTCACCGGTGCACTTGCTCCAGGTCCCACACTGATCGCAACAATCAATGAGTCGGTTACATCAGGGTGGCGCGCAGGACCGCTCGTCAGCATTGGCCATGTAATCGTCGAGATAGGGATTGTTCTGCTTATCGTTGGAGGTCTTGGCTCATTCATCGATTCAGCAACATGGCTTATCAGCCTCTTCGGGGGGCTGGCCCTCATTATATTCGGGTATCTGACCCTGTCCTCTGCACGTGGGGCTGTTATACCCAAAGCCGGTGCCGGGACCAGTACCGGCCGTCCGATCATCGTCGGGATGCTGACGAGCATATCCAATCCCTACTTCTGGATATGGTGGCTCTCTATCGGTGCAGCTCTTCTCTGGAGCTCTCTTGAAGCGGGTATGATAGCCGGTCTCTTGTTAATCGCCGGTCACTGGACAGCCGATGTCGGGTGGCTGACGCTCGTCTCTTCAGGGATACATAAAGGACGGTTCTTCCTCTCAGACAGAGGCTATCGCCTGATCCTCTCTGCGTGTGGAGTATTTCTACTGATCTTCGGATGCTGGTTCCTCTTCAGCCCCCTTCTGTCGCAGTAA
- a CDS encoding putative hemolysin, producing MRGKILTGAVLVLAACCLLGAGCVTEEPPVDVSGIGVVTYIDLEGGFYGIIADDGREYLPMNLPEELKVDGTEVVFAGEIRDDVVTIQQWGTPLWITSIVKEEEEPYIRTSGVVTYIDLEGGFYGIIAEDGTQYLPLNLDEAFEVDGLAVSFEAEPQDVATIQMWGQPVEIIAMSLHETEDIVAGTGTITYIDLEGGFYGIIGDDGGQYLPLNLAEEHKVDGLKVSFTGTMERDIVTIQQWGQPITIIAIEKAGDMPGMPNPAAVFVKELGYEYEIRSGPDGEYGVAILPNGTVIDEWELYRMYH from the coding sequence ATGAGAGGAAAAATACTTACCGGAGCAGTTTTGGTCCTGGCTGCCTGCTGCCTCCTTGGTGCAGGCTGTGTCACAGAGGAGCCCCCCGTTGATGTCAGCGGGATCGGTGTTGTGACATATATCGATCTTGAAGGTGGGTTCTACGGAATCATTGCAGATGATGGAAGAGAGTACCTTCCCATGAACCTCCCTGAAGAGCTTAAAGTTGATGGAACAGAAGTCGTCTTTGCCGGGGAGATCAGGGATGATGTTGTAACGATACAGCAATGGGGAACTCCCCTCTGGATCACAAGTATCGTCAAAGAGGAGGAAGAGCCGTACATCAGAACGAGTGGTGTTGTCACCTACATCGATCTTGAAGGAGGATTCTATGGAATCATCGCTGAAGATGGCACGCAATACCTTCCATTAAACCTTGATGAAGCATTTGAGGTTGACGGGCTGGCAGTCTCATTTGAGGCGGAGCCCCAGGATGTAGCGACGATCCAGATGTGGGGACAGCCTGTTGAGATCATCGCGATGTCCCTTCATGAGACTGAAGATATCGTCGCCGGAACAGGTACTATCACCTACATCGACCTTGAAGGCGGGTTTTATGGAATCATTGGGGATGATGGAGGACAGTATCTCCCACTGAATCTTGCAGAGGAGCATAAGGTGGATGGATTGAAGGTCTCTTTTACCGGCACGATGGAACGGGATATCGTCACCATCCAGCAGTGGGGCCAGCCAATCACGATCATCGCCATTGAGAAAGCAGGTGATATGCCTGGAATGCCAAATCCTGCCGCAGTCTTTGTGAAAGAACTCGGCTATGAGTATGAGATCCGATCAGGGCCTGATGGTGAGTATGGCGTTGCCATTCTTCCAAACGGGACTGTCATCGATGAGTGGGAACTGTACCGGATGTACCATTAA
- a CDS encoding radical SAM protein: MNQTHTEKRYPDLHQDGILRKRAEAAAEILRDCTLCPHACHVDRTAGERGVCRTGDTLVVSSFSPHYGEEEPLVGKRGSGTIFFTHCNLACVYCQNHDISKEGRGYEISADDLAMIMLRLQEMGCHNINLVSPTHQVAGILEAIDIAAGHGLTIPIVYNTGGYDAVTTLELLDGVIDIYMPDAKYGDDEIANDLSGAPDYVEKMHDALKEMHRQVGDLVIRDGIAKRGMIIRHLVLPDDLSGTRAVVAFIAEEISTNTYTNIMPQYRPAFRVGRLEQRYQSLQRRITGKEYEDAIRSAGAAGLRRGINTKIE; encoded by the coding sequence ATGAACCAGACCCATACAGAGAAACGATATCCTGATCTTCACCAGGACGGTATCCTGAGGAAGAGAGCAGAGGCGGCAGCAGAGATACTCAGAGACTGCACCCTCTGCCCACATGCCTGTCATGTTGACCGAACTGCTGGTGAGAGGGGAGTTTGCAGAACCGGAGATACACTGGTCGTCTCAAGCTTCTCCCCACACTATGGGGAGGAGGAGCCACTCGTTGGAAAGAGAGGGTCAGGAACCATATTCTTTACCCATTGTAATCTTGCCTGTGTCTATTGCCAGAATCATGATATCAGCAAGGAAGGAAGAGGGTACGAAATATCTGCTGATGATCTCGCAATGATAATGCTAAGGCTTCAGGAGATGGGATGCCATAATATCAATCTCGTCTCACCAACACACCAGGTGGCTGGTATTCTTGAAGCAATCGATATAGCTGCGGGTCATGGATTGACGATCCCCATCGTCTATAATACCGGGGGGTATGATGCTGTCACGACCCTGGAACTCCTTGATGGTGTCATTGACATCTATATGCCGGATGCAAAATATGGAGATGATGAGATTGCCAACGATCTCTCAGGAGCACCGGATTATGTTGAAAAGATGCACGATGCGCTGAAAGAGATGCACCGGCAGGTTGGAGATCTTGTGATACGGGATGGTATTGCCAAGCGGGGTATGATCATCCGGCACCTCGTCCTTCCCGATGATCTCTCCGGTACCCGGGCGGTGGTTGCGTTCATCGCAGAGGAGATCTCAACGAATACATATACGAACATCATGCCCCAGTACAGGCCGGCATTCAGGGTTGGGAGACTGGAGCAGAGATATCAATCCCTTCAGCGTCGGATAACCGGGAAGGAATATGAGGATGCAATCAGGAGTGCAGGAGCGGCCGGGCTGAGGAGAGGGATCAATACAAAAATTGAATGA